The Mycobacterium paragordonae genome includes a region encoding these proteins:
- a CDS encoding DUF2834 domain-containing protein: protein MVSLIAHAVLGIAVIFWIVSSNRQVYARPAVGPLFSPLEIVYYVVGIASIALGWYFNIRFVQEYAHMGVHNPLWGPGSWTQYIQLMFTNPAAGSASQDYTIANVILLPLFSITDGYRRGFKRPWLFFVSSLFTSFAFAFAFYFATIERQHRHERAAAVPAPKVAA, encoded by the coding sequence ATGGTGTCTCTCATCGCCCACGCCGTCCTCGGCATCGCCGTCATCTTCTGGATCGTCTCGTCCAACCGGCAGGTCTATGCGCGGCCGGCCGTCGGTCCGCTGTTCTCGCCCCTCGAAATCGTGTACTACGTCGTCGGCATCGCCTCGATCGCGCTGGGCTGGTACTTCAACATCCGCTTCGTGCAGGAGTACGCCCACATGGGCGTACACAACCCGCTCTGGGGTCCGGGTAGCTGGACGCAGTACATCCAGCTGATGTTCACCAACCCGGCCGCCGGTTCGGCCAGCCAGGACTACACGATCGCGAATGTCATTCTGCTGCCGCTGTTCTCCATCACCGACGGCTACCGACGCGGCTTCAAGCGGCCGTGGCTGTTCTTCGTCAGCAGCCTGTTCACCAGCTTCGCGTTCGCGTTCGCGTTCTACTTCGCCACCATCGAGCGTCAGCACCGGCACGAGCGGGCGGCTGCCGTGCCGGCGCCGAAGGTTGCGGCCTGA
- a CDS encoding septum formation family protein, whose amino-acid sequence MLDAPEKEPLPDDAPGDAAELSAAEELQAPDATEPPEPSEPSEGFRWPRSLQASATRRGLLLTALGALLIAGLVTALPAVGTGPGRLAGFIDSNPIPSTGSKGNAAFARATSGDCLNWPDGTPESASIVNCADDHRFEVAESVDMRTFPGSEYGPSAAPPSPARIQQINAEQCDPAVRRYLGPKFDPNSKFTVSMLWSGDRAWKQNGERRMLCGLQLPGPNNEQVAFKGKIADIDQSKVWPAGTCLGIDPTTNQPVDVPVDCSAPHAMEVTGTVNLAEKYPNALPPEAEQDGFIKDACTKMTDAYLAPIKLRTTTLTLIYPTISLPSWSAGSREVACSIGATLGNGGWATLLNSAKGPLLINGQAPVPPPDIPQERLTLPQIPVQLPAQQPSAPQPQQQTPPTPQGDQHLPNQQPVVTPTRAPSSPASQAPSATQPTQAPPPGDAGAPPPAQAPEGAPVNEPPPG is encoded by the coding sequence ATGTTGGACGCGCCCGAGAAAGAACCGCTGCCTGACGACGCCCCCGGCGATGCGGCGGAGCTTTCGGCTGCCGAGGAACTTCAGGCGCCCGACGCGACCGAACCCCCGGAGCCGTCGGAGCCGTCGGAGGGCTTCCGCTGGCCCCGCTCTCTGCAGGCATCTGCGACCCGGCGCGGACTGCTGCTCACCGCTCTGGGTGCTCTGCTGATCGCCGGTCTGGTGACCGCACTGCCCGCCGTGGGTACCGGGCCCGGACGGCTGGCCGGTTTCATCGACAGCAACCCGATACCCAGCACCGGATCCAAGGGCAACGCCGCGTTCGCCCGCGCCACCAGCGGCGACTGCCTGAATTGGCCGGACGGCACGCCGGAGTCGGCCAGCATCGTCAATTGCGCCGACGACCACCGCTTCGAGGTCGCCGAGTCCGTCGACATGCGCACCTTCCCCGGCTCGGAGTACGGCCCCAGCGCCGCGCCCCCGTCGCCCGCCCGCATCCAGCAGATCAACGCCGAACAGTGCGACCCGGCCGTGCGCCGCTACCTGGGTCCGAAGTTCGACCCCAACAGCAAATTCACCGTCAGCATGCTGTGGTCGGGTGACCGGGCGTGGAAGCAGAACGGCGAGCGCCGCATGCTCTGCGGCCTGCAACTGCCCGGCCCCAACAACGAACAGGTCGCCTTCAAGGGCAAGATCGCCGACATCGACCAGTCGAAGGTCTGGCCGGCGGGCACCTGCCTGGGCATCGATCCGACCACCAATCAGCCGGTCGACGTGCCGGTGGACTGTTCGGCCCCGCACGCCATGGAGGTCACCGGGACGGTCAACCTGGCCGAGAAGTACCCGAACGCCCTGCCGCCGGAAGCCGAGCAGGACGGTTTCATCAAGGACGCCTGCACGAAGATGACCGACGCGTACCTCGCGCCGATCAAGTTGCGCACCACCACTCTGACATTGATCTACCCGACCATCTCGCTGCCGAGTTGGTCGGCGGGCAGCCGCGAGGTCGCGTGCAGCATCGGCGCGACACTGGGCAACGGGGGCTGGGCCACGCTGCTGAACAGCGCCAAGGGGCCATTGCTGATCAATGGTCAGGCGCCGGTCCCGCCGCCCGACATCCCGCAGGAGCGGCTCACCCTGCCGCAGATTCCGGTGCAGCTGCCGGCCCAGCAGCCGTCGGCGCCGCAACCTCAGCAGCAGACGCCGCCCACCCCGCAGGGCGACCAGCACCTGCCCAACCAACAGCCGGTGGTGACGCCCACCCGCGCGCCCTCCTCCCCGGCAAGCCAGGCGCCTTCGGCAACCCAGCCCACCCAGGCGCCGCCACCGGGCGACGCCGGTGCGCCGCCACCGGCCCAGGCGCCGGAGGGCGCGCCGGTCAACGAGCCGCCACCCGGTTAG
- a CDS encoding histidine phosphatase family protein — protein sequence MSGRLVLVRHGQSFGNVERRLDTLPPGAALTPLGRDQARAFARGGHSRPAILAHSVAVRASQTAAVIATELDLPAQEVAGIHEVQVGALENRNDDEAVAEFQAIYKRWHLGDLDVALPGGETANDVLERYVPVLTELRMRYLDDDRFDGDIVVVSHGAAIRLAAAVLAGVDGTFVLDNPLDNAESVALAPITDGRWSCVRWGGLTPPFYPEPGATPVRDAVASSTDPMR from the coding sequence ATGAGCGGCCGGCTGGTGTTGGTGCGGCACGGACAATCGTTCGGCAACGTCGAGCGCAGGTTGGACACCCTGCCGCCAGGGGCGGCGCTGACCCCCCTGGGGCGCGATCAGGCGCGGGCGTTTGCCCGGGGCGGGCACAGTCGCCCGGCCATCCTGGCGCACTCCGTGGCGGTCCGGGCGTCGCAGACGGCGGCGGTCATCGCCACCGAACTCGATCTTCCGGCCCAGGAGGTGGCCGGCATCCACGAGGTGCAGGTCGGTGCGCTGGAGAACCGCAACGACGACGAGGCGGTAGCCGAGTTCCAGGCCATCTACAAGCGATGGCATCTCGGTGATCTGGACGTGGCGCTGCCCGGGGGAGAGACGGCCAACGACGTCCTGGAGCGGTACGTGCCCGTGCTCACCGAGTTGCGCATGCGCTATCTCGACGACGATCGCTTCGACGGCGACATCGTGGTGGTCAGTCACGGCGCGGCAATCCGGCTCGCCGCGGCGGTGCTGGCCGGCGTGGACGGCACCTTCGTGCTCGACAACCCCTTGGACAACGCCGAATCCGTGGCGCTGGCGCCCATCACCGACGGCCGGTGGAGTTGTGTGCGCTGGGGCGGTCTTACGCCGCCGTTCTACCCGGAACCGGGTGCTACGCCGGTGCGCGATGCCGTTGCGTCAAGCACCGATCCCATGCGCTGA
- a CDS encoding DUF2470 domain-containing protein yields the protein MLSVAHPTPTTAERIRSACSRADGALLAVEGQEPVATPVHHLLYDGSFAVAVPRAAADGLECGAQALLELTDYAPLPVREPVRSLVWVRGRLHRIPPGAVAKLLDLIATADPNPVLLQVDRPSSAPTDDDEPRYTLLRLIIESVVVTDATGAEPVAVRDLLAARPDPFCEIESTLLWHLSTAHNDVIARLVSRLPAPLRRGHVRPLGLDRYGVRFRVEGNDGDQDIRLPFHKPVDDMNGLRQAIRVLMGCPFVNGLRARR from the coding sequence GTGCTCTCGGTTGCGCATCCCACGCCCACCACCGCGGAACGCATACGCAGTGCCTGCTCACGCGCAGACGGCGCCCTGCTGGCGGTCGAGGGCCAGGAGCCGGTCGCCACGCCCGTGCACCACCTGCTGTACGACGGCTCGTTCGCCGTGGCTGTTCCCCGCGCCGCCGCCGACGGCCTGGAATGTGGCGCCCAGGCGTTGCTGGAACTCACCGACTATGCGCCGCTTCCGGTACGCGAACCCGTCCGCTCGCTGGTGTGGGTGCGCGGCCGGCTGCACCGGATCCCACCCGGCGCGGTGGCCAAACTGCTCGACCTGATCGCCACGGCGGACCCGAACCCGGTGCTGCTGCAGGTCGATCGGCCCAGTTCCGCCCCGACGGACGACGATGAGCCTCGCTACACCCTGCTGCGCCTCATCATCGAGTCCGTGGTCGTGACCGACGCGACCGGCGCCGAGCCGGTCGCCGTCCGCGATCTGCTCGCGGCCCGCCCCGACCCCTTCTGCGAGATCGAGTCGACGTTGCTGTGGCACCTCAGCACCGCCCACAACGACGTGATCGCCCGGCTGGTTTCCCGGCTGCCCGCGCCGCTGCGACGTGGTCACGTACGACCACTCGGCCTGGACCGGTACGGCGTGCGGTTCCGCGTCGAGGGCAACGACGGCGACCAGGACATCCGGCTGCCGTTCCACAAGCCGGTCGACGACATGAACGGTCTGCGCCAGGCGATCCGCGTTCTGATGGGATGTCCGTTCGTCAATGGGTTGCGCGCACGCCGATAG
- the serS gene encoding serine--tRNA ligase, which yields MIDLKLLREEPDAVRRSQLSRGEDPALVDALLSADTARRQAISAADSLRAEQKAASKNVGKASPQERPALLQLAKDLAEQVKAAEAEQAAAEAAFTAAHMAISNVIIDGVPAGGEDDYAVLDVVGEPPALAEPKDHLELGESLGLIDMQRGAKVSGSRFYFLTGRGALLQLGLLQLALKVAVENGFIPMIPPVLVRPEVMAGTGFLGAHADEVYRLEADDLYLVGTSEVPLAGYHSGEILDLADGPLRYAGWSSCFRREAGSYGKDTRGIIRVHQFDKVEGFVYCRPEEAEAEHQRLLGWQREMLAQIEVPYRVIDVAAGDLGSSAARKFDCEAWVPTQATYRELTSTSNCTTFQARRLATRYRDANGKPQTAATLNGTLGTTRWLVSILENHQQPDGSVRVPAALVPFVGTEILEPAG from the coding sequence GTGATCGACCTCAAGCTCCTCCGGGAGGAGCCCGACGCCGTACGACGCTCGCAACTCAGCCGCGGTGAGGACCCGGCCCTGGTAGACGCGTTATTGAGCGCCGACACGGCACGCCGCCAGGCCATCTCGGCCGCTGATTCGCTGCGTGCCGAACAGAAGGCCGCGAGCAAGAACGTGGGAAAGGCGTCCCCGCAGGAACGCCCCGCGCTGTTGCAGCTCGCCAAGGATCTCGCCGAGCAGGTAAAGGCCGCCGAGGCGGAGCAGGCGGCGGCCGAAGCGGCGTTCACCGCCGCCCACATGGCGATCTCCAACGTCATCATCGACGGGGTCCCGGCCGGGGGAGAGGACGACTACGCCGTCCTGGACGTGGTCGGTGAGCCGCCCGCGCTGGCCGAGCCGAAGGACCACCTGGAGCTCGGTGAATCGCTGGGCTTGATCGACATGCAACGCGGCGCCAAGGTGTCGGGGTCCCGGTTCTACTTTCTGACCGGACGCGGCGCGCTGTTGCAGTTGGGTCTGCTGCAACTGGCGCTGAAGGTGGCCGTCGAGAACGGGTTCATCCCGATGATCCCGCCGGTGCTGGTGCGTCCGGAGGTGATGGCGGGGACCGGGTTCCTGGGCGCCCACGCCGACGAGGTGTACCGGCTCGAGGCCGACGATCTCTACCTGGTGGGAACCTCCGAGGTGCCGCTGGCCGGCTACCACTCTGGGGAAATCCTGGACCTGGCCGACGGTCCGCTGCGGTACGCCGGTTGGTCGTCGTGCTTTCGCCGCGAGGCGGGCAGCTACGGCAAGGACACCCGGGGCATCATCCGGGTGCACCAGTTCGACAAGGTGGAGGGCTTCGTCTACTGCCGGCCCGAGGAGGCCGAGGCCGAACACCAGCGGCTGCTGGGCTGGCAGCGCGAGATGCTGGCGCAGATCGAGGTGCCCTACCGGGTGATCGATGTGGCCGCGGGCGATCTCGGCTCGTCGGCCGCGCGCAAGTTCGACTGTGAAGCCTGGGTGCCGACCCAGGCGACGTATCGCGAGCTGACCTCGACGTCGAACTGCACCACCTTCCAGGCGCGCCGGCTGGCCACGCGCTACCGCGACGCCAACGGCAAACCGCAGACCGCGGCCACGCTCAACGGCACGCTGGGCACCACGCGTTGGCTGGTGTCGATCCTGGAGAACCACCAGCAGCCGGACGGCAGCGTGCGGGTGCCGGCGGCGCTGGTGCCCTTCGTGGGCACCGAAATACTGGAACCGGCCGGCTGA
- a CDS encoding phytoene desaturase family protein, whose translation MSETGNEYDAIVIGAGHNGLTAAVMLQRAGLRTVCLDGKLYAGGMASTVELFDGYHFEIAGSVQFPTSGEVISELGLDTLPTVDLEVMSVALRGVGDDPLVQYSDPMKMFAHLNEVHGADAVAGMGGLLMWAQAPTRALGRFEAGTLPKTFDEMYACATNEFERSAIDDMLFGSVTDVLDRYFPDREKHGAIRGSMTVLAVNTLYRGPSTPGSAAALAFGLGIPEGDFVQMKKLRGGIGALTAHLAQVLEDNGGEVRLRSKVTEILVADGRVTGVRTEAGETVNAPIVVSSVAPDVTVNDLIDPSVMPAEIRERYGRIDHRGSYLQMHFALEEAPQFVAPYEALNDPTMQASIGIFCTPEEVQQQWEDCRRGIVPADPTLVLQIPSVHDPDLAPEGRHAASAFALWFPIEGGADYGQAKVEMGQRVIDKITRLAPNFERSIIRHTTFTPKHMGVMFGAPGGDYCHGLLSSDQIGQNRPGPKGYIGQPIPVHGLYLGSAGCHGGPGITFTPGYNAGRAALEDR comes from the coding sequence ATGTCTGAAACTGGGAACGAGTACGACGCGATCGTCATCGGCGCGGGCCACAACGGTTTGACCGCGGCGGTGATGCTGCAACGGGCGGGTCTGCGCACCGTGTGTCTGGACGGGAAGCTTTACGCGGGTGGCATGGCCTCCACCGTGGAATTGTTCGACGGCTACCACTTCGAAATCGCCGGGTCGGTGCAGTTCCCGACGTCGGGGGAGGTCATCAGCGAACTCGGCCTGGACACGTTGCCGACGGTGGACCTGGAAGTGATGTCGGTAGCGCTGCGCGGTGTCGGCGACGATCCGCTCGTCCAGTACAGCGACCCGATGAAGATGTTCGCCCACCTCAACGAGGTGCACGGCGCCGACGCGGTGGCCGGCATGGGCGGTCTGCTGATGTGGGCCCAGGCGCCCACCCGTGCGCTCGGCCGCTTCGAGGCGGGCACGCTGCCCAAGACCTTCGACGAGATGTATGCCTGCGCGACAAACGAATTCGAGCGCTCCGCGATCGACGACATGCTGTTCGGCTCCGTCACCGACGTGCTGGACCGCTACTTCCCCGACCGCGAGAAGCACGGCGCGATCCGGGGTTCGATGACGGTGCTGGCGGTCAACACCCTCTACCGCGGGCCCTCCACCCCGGGCAGCGCGGCGGCGCTCGCCTTCGGGCTCGGCATCCCCGAGGGCGACTTCGTCCAGATGAAGAAGCTGCGCGGGGGCATCGGCGCGCTGACGGCGCACCTGGCCCAGGTCCTGGAGGACAACGGCGGCGAGGTGCGGTTGCGGTCCAAGGTCACCGAGATTCTGGTGGCGGACGGCCGGGTGACCGGGGTGCGTACCGAGGCCGGGGAAACTGTGAACGCCCCGATCGTCGTTTCCTCCGTGGCGCCCGACGTCACAGTCAACGACCTGATCGATCCGTCGGTGATGCCCGCCGAGATCCGGGAGCGTTACGGACGCATCGACCACCGGGGCAGCTACCTGCAGATGCACTTCGCGCTGGAGGAGGCCCCGCAATTCGTAGCTCCGTACGAGGCACTCAACGACCCGACCATGCAGGCGTCGATCGGCATCTTCTGTACGCCGGAAGAGGTTCAGCAGCAGTGGGAGGACTGCCGCCGCGGCATCGTGCCGGCCGACCCGACGCTGGTGCTGCAGATCCCGTCGGTGCACGACCCGGATCTCGCACCCGAGGGCAGGCACGCCGCGTCAGCCTTCGCGCTGTGGTTCCCCATCGAGGGGGGTGCCGACTACGGTCAGGCCAAAGTCGAGATGGGGCAGCGGGTCATCGACAAGATCACCCGGCTGGCACCGAATTTCGAGCGCAGCATCATCCGTCACACCACCTTCACGCCCAAGCACATGGGCGTGATGTTCGGTGCGCCGGGCGGTGACTACTGCCATGGCCTGCTGAGTTCCGACCAGATCGGGCAGAATCGACCCGGTCCGAAAGGCTATATCGGGCAACCGATTCCGGTGCACGGCCTGTATCTGGGCAGCGCCGGGTGCCACGGTGGTCCGGGCATCACGTTCACCCCGGGCTACAACGCGGGCCGTGCGGCGCTGGAAGACCGCTAG
- a CDS encoding MBL fold metallo-hydrolase codes for MQVTSVGHAGFLIQTRAGNILCDPWVNPAYFGSWFPFPDNSPAYSGLDWDALGDCDYLYVSHLHKDHFDAALLQAHVNKDAVVLLPDFPVPDLRHEFEKLGFHRFFETTDSVSHQLSGPKGDLDIMIIALRAPADGPIGDSALVVSDGETTVFNMNDARPVDLDVLAADFGHIDVHLLQYSGAIWYPMVYDMPARAKEAFATQKRQRGMDRARQYIAQVGATWVVPSAGPPAFLDPDLRGLNDDHDDPGNIFPDQMVFLDQMRRHGHDRGLLMMPGSVADFTGPQLNSLQHPLPTEEVEAIFTTRKADYIADYAERMAPVLAAEKGAWAPAAGEPLLEPLRALFEPIMLQSNEICDGIGYPVELVIGPETVILDFPKRAVREAIPDEKFRYGFEIAPELVRTVLRDNEPDWVNTIFLSTRFRAWRVGGYNEYLYTFFKCLTDERIAYADGWFAESHDDSATITLDGWEIQRRCPHLKADLSKFGVIEGNTLTCNLHGWQWRLEDGRCLTTRGHELRSCRA; via the coding sequence GTGCAGGTAACAAGCGTCGGCCACGCCGGCTTTCTGATCCAGACCCGGGCGGGCAACATCCTGTGCGACCCCTGGGTGAACCCCGCGTACTTCGGGTCGTGGTTCCCGTTTCCCGACAACTCGCCGGCTTATTCAGGCCTGGACTGGGACGCCCTGGGCGACTGTGACTACCTGTACGTCTCGCACCTGCACAAGGACCACTTCGACGCCGCGCTGCTGCAGGCTCACGTCAACAAGGACGCGGTGGTGCTGCTGCCCGATTTCCCGGTGCCGGATCTGCGGCACGAGTTCGAGAAGTTGGGATTCCACCGATTCTTCGAGACCACGGACTCGGTGAGCCACCAGTTGTCCGGCCCCAAGGGCGACCTCGACATCATGATCATCGCTTTGCGGGCGCCCGCGGACGGTCCGATCGGCGACTCCGCGCTGGTCGTCTCCGACGGTGAGACCACGGTGTTCAACATGAACGACGCGCGCCCGGTCGACCTGGACGTGCTGGCCGCCGACTTCGGGCACATCGACGTGCACCTGCTGCAGTACTCGGGTGCGATCTGGTACCCGATGGTCTACGACATGCCGGCCCGCGCGAAGGAGGCATTCGCCACCCAGAAGCGCCAGCGGGGCATGGACCGGGCCCGGCAGTACATCGCGCAGGTCGGAGCGACCTGGGTGGTGCCTTCGGCCGGCCCCCCGGCCTTCCTGGACCCCGATCTGCGCGGGCTCAACGACGACCACGACGACCCGGGCAACATCTTCCCGGACCAGATGGTGTTCCTGGACCAGATGCGTCGCCACGGCCACGACCGCGGACTGCTGATGATGCCCGGCTCCGTCGCCGATTTCACCGGCCCGCAACTGAACTCGCTGCAGCACCCGCTGCCCACCGAGGAGGTGGAGGCGATCTTCACCACCCGCAAGGCCGACTACATCGCCGACTACGCCGAGCGCATGGCACCGGTGCTGGCCGCCGAGAAAGGCGCCTGGGCACCCGCCGCCGGCGAACCGCTACTCGAGCCGTTGCGGGCGCTGTTCGAGCCGATCATGTTGCAGAGCAACGAGATCTGCGACGGTATCGGCTATCCGGTGGAGTTGGTGATCGGTCCGGAGACGGTGATTCTCGACTTCCCGAAACGAGCCGTGCGGGAAGCCATTCCGGACGAGAAGTTCCGCTACGGGTTCGAGATCGCACCGGAGTTGGTGCGCACTGTCTTGCGTGACAACGAACCGGACTGGGTCAACACCATCTTCTTGTCGACCCGTTTCCGGGCCTGGCGCGTCGGTGGCTACAACGAATACCTGTACACGTTCTTCAAGTGCCTGACCGATGAACGGATCGCCTATGCCGACGGCTGGTTCGCCGAGAGCCACGACGATTCGGCAACGATCACGCTGGACGGCTGGGAGATTCAGCGGCGATGCCCGCACCTGAAGGCCGACCTGTCGAAATTCGGTGTGATCGAGGGCAATACGCTGACCTGCAACCTGCACGGCTGGCAGTGGCGGTTGGAGGACGGCCGCTGCCTGACCACCCGCGGCCACGAGTTGCGGAGTTGCCGGGCATGA
- a CDS encoding TetR/AcrR family transcriptional regulator, with translation MVRPAQTARSERTREALRQAAVVRFLAQGVEDTSAEQIAADAGVSLRTFYRHFSSKHDLLFADYTGLNWFRAALDARPVDEAVIDSVQAAVFAFPYDVEAVTKIATLRGGELDPGRIVRHIRDVQADLAESIQAQLLRRGCTNGRPGDAGLRSVVIARCIAAAIFGAMEAWMLGGDRSLSELARMSHVALETLRTGLSDTWTTWATGQVSS, from the coding sequence ATGGTCAGGCCCGCTCAGACGGCGCGGAGCGAGCGCACGCGCGAGGCGCTGCGCCAGGCGGCGGTGGTGCGGTTTCTGGCCCAGGGCGTCGAGGACACGTCGGCCGAACAGATCGCCGCCGACGCCGGGGTCTCGTTGCGGACCTTCTACCGGCACTTCAGCTCCAAGCACGATCTGCTGTTCGCCGACTACACCGGTCTGAACTGGTTCCGGGCCGCGCTGGACGCCCGCCCGGTCGACGAGGCGGTGATCGACTCGGTGCAGGCGGCGGTGTTCGCTTTCCCGTACGACGTCGAGGCCGTCACCAAGATCGCCACGTTGCGCGGCGGCGAACTGGATCCCGGCCGGATCGTCCGGCACATCCGCGACGTCCAGGCCGACCTCGCCGAGTCCATCCAGGCGCAGCTGCTGCGTCGCGGTTGCACCAATGGCCGGCCGGGTGATGCGGGGTTGCGCAGCGTGGTGATCGCGCGGTGCATTGCAGCGGCCATCTTCGGGGCGATGGAGGCGTGGATGCTGGGCGGCGACCGGTCGCTGAGCGAACTCGCCAGGATGAGCCATGTGGCGCTGGAAACGCTGCGGACCGGTCTCAGCGATACCTGGACCACCTGGGCGACCGGCCAAGTTTCGTCATAA
- the pheA gene encoding prephenate dehydratase has translation MARIAYLGPKGTFTEAALLKMTADGLVPGHDPQAPQPLPVDSTPAALDAVRDGTADYACAPIENSIDGSLAPTLDSLAIGSPLQIYAETTLDVAFDIVVQPGRAAAGVRTLAAFGVAAAQVRRWLAANLPDAELKPAYSNADAAQQVAEGRVDAAVTSPLAASQRGLEAIAEGVVDESSARTRFVLIGRPGPPPARTGADRTAAVLRIENVPGALLQALTEFAMRGIDLTRIESRPTRTGLGTYMFFVDCVGHIDDDAVAEALMALHRRCADVRYLGSWPTGQAVGVLPPSSDEASAWLAGLRNGEKQR, from the coding sequence GTGGCCCGCATCGCTTACCTCGGTCCGAAGGGGACGTTCACCGAGGCTGCGCTGCTGAAGATGACCGCCGACGGGCTGGTTCCCGGCCATGACCCGCAGGCGCCGCAGCCCTTGCCGGTGGACAGCACGCCCGCTGCGCTGGATGCGGTGCGAGACGGCACGGCGGATTACGCCTGCGCGCCGATCGAGAACTCGATCGACGGGTCGCTGGCACCCACCCTGGACAGCCTGGCGATCGGGTCACCGCTGCAGATCTACGCCGAGACCACCTTGGATGTGGCGTTCGACATCGTCGTCCAGCCCGGCCGCGCCGCCGCCGGCGTGCGCACGCTGGCCGCTTTCGGGGTGGCTGCGGCGCAGGTGCGGCGCTGGCTCGCCGCCAATCTGCCCGACGCCGAACTCAAGCCGGCCTACTCCAACGCCGACGCCGCGCAGCAGGTGGCCGAGGGCCGGGTGGACGCCGCCGTCACGTCGCCGCTGGCCGCGTCCCAGCGCGGTCTGGAGGCGATCGCCGAGGGCGTCGTCGACGAATCCAGCGCCCGCACCCGGTTCGTGCTGATCGGGCGCCCCGGCCCGCCGCCGGCACGCACCGGCGCCGATCGGACCGCGGCGGTGCTGCGGATCGAGAACGTCCCCGGCGCGCTGCTGCAGGCGCTGACCGAGTTCGCCATGCGGGGCATCGATCTCACCCGCATCGAGTCCCGGCCCACCCGCACCGGGCTGGGCACCTACATGTTTTTCGTGGATTGCGTCGGCCACATCGACGACGATGCCGTCGCCGAGGCACTCATGGCGCTGCACCGTCGTTGTGCCGATGTGCGTTACTTGGGTTCCTGGCCGACGGGCCAGGCTGTGGGGGTGCTGCCGCCGTCGTCGGACGAGGCCTCGGCCTGGCTGGCGGGGCTTCGAAACGGGGAGAAACAGCGATGA
- a CDS encoding GGDEF domain-containing protein, with protein sequence MGRLSLWWSQADHYDQLSSLLEARRMCSLARTIIAVIAGGLVFDALATIWTPTGPKSGVQIACALAASVGAAAGSLLWATRWPSREQAITFAVGSNASIALIALAQSDPIVAMFTCTTFAAMAFYIALFHTPLLMAYNFAVAIAVAALAGVRIAAAYNVVAAVCGLSLVLLLNLAVPFGIQAVVHVLGADAVRAERDQLTGLLNRRAFHRRVKARLAQEREQRLHLVVAMIDLDRFKLLNDQHGHHAGDTALIAVARALRESAGDTALVGRAGGEEFVVADYWHLDELDRRAQQLCDAISALPFGLTASVGTVCTAPARRTGNYDELLTDMISTADAAMYVAKRRGGNQIWHHENDYRSDGVSA encoded by the coding sequence ATGGGGCGACTGAGTCTGTGGTGGAGCCAGGCCGACCACTATGACCAGTTGAGTTCGCTCCTGGAAGCCCGGCGGATGTGCAGTCTGGCCCGGACGATCATTGCGGTCATCGCCGGCGGCCTCGTGTTCGACGCCCTAGCAACCATCTGGACACCCACCGGGCCGAAGAGCGGCGTGCAGATCGCCTGTGCCCTCGCCGCCAGCGTCGGTGCCGCAGCCGGCTCGCTGTTGTGGGCCACGCGATGGCCCAGCCGCGAGCAGGCGATCACGTTCGCGGTGGGTTCCAACGCCAGCATCGCGCTGATCGCACTCGCCCAGAGCGATCCCATCGTGGCCATGTTCACCTGCACGACGTTTGCGGCGATGGCTTTTTACATCGCGCTCTTCCATACACCGCTGCTGATGGCTTACAACTTCGCAGTGGCCATCGCGGTTGCCGCCCTGGCCGGAGTTCGGATAGCCGCCGCCTACAACGTCGTCGCCGCCGTGTGCGGATTGTCATTGGTGCTGCTGCTCAACCTCGCGGTGCCATTCGGAATACAGGCGGTGGTGCACGTCCTCGGCGCCGACGCAGTGCGCGCGGAGCGAGACCAGCTGACGGGGTTGCTCAACCGGCGCGCCTTTCACCGCCGCGTGAAGGCCCGCCTCGCGCAGGAACGCGAGCAGCGCCTGCACCTCGTCGTGGCAATGATCGACCTGGACCGCTTCAAACTGCTCAACGACCAACACGGTCATCACGCCGGTGACACGGCGCTGATAGCGGTGGCGCGCGCACTCCGCGAAAGCGCCGGGGACACCGCACTCGTCGGACGGGCCGGTGGCGAAGAATTCGTCGTAGCCGACTATTGGCACCTTGATGAACTCGACCGCCGGGCACAGCAGCTCTGCGATGCGATTTCAGCGTTACCGTTCGGCCTGACCGCCAGTGTCGGCACCGTCTGCACCGCACCGGCGCGTCGAACCGGCAACTACGACGAACTCTTGACCGACATGATCTCGACTGCCGACGCCGCGATGTACGTCGCGAAACGCCGCGGCGGGAACCAGATCTGGCACCACGAAAACGACTACCGCAGCGATGGCGTCAGCGCGTAG